The Claveliimonas bilis genome window below encodes:
- a CDS encoding D-2-hydroxyacid dehydrogenase, producing MKIVVLDGYTLNPGDISWGGMEALGEVTVYDRTKPEDIIERIGDAEVVYTNKTPITKETLDACPSIKFIGVLATGYNVIDIAAAKEKGIPVSNIPTYGTAAVSQFAIALLLELCHHIGEHSDAVKAGEWSSNPDWCFWKHPLVELDGKTMGIIGFGRIGQDTGKIAQALGMKVLAYDAFKRPELESDTCHYTDLDTLLKESDVISLHCPLFPDTEGIINKDTIAKMKDGVMIINDSRGPLIVEQDLRDALDSGKVAGAALDVVSTEPIKMDNPLLGAKNVILTPHIAWAPKESRQRLMDIAVANLKAYVDGQPQNVVNA from the coding sequence ATGAAGATTGTTGTATTAGACGGATATACTTTGAACCCTGGAGATATCAGCTGGGGAGGAATGGAAGCCCTTGGCGAGGTTACAGTGTACGACCGTACAAAACCGGAAGATATCATAGAGAGGATTGGCGATGCAGAAGTAGTTTACACAAACAAGACTCCGATCACCAAAGAGACATTGGATGCCTGCCCGAGTATTAAATTTATCGGAGTTCTGGCAACCGGATATAATGTCATCGATATTGCAGCTGCAAAAGAAAAAGGAATCCCGGTATCCAATATTCCTACATATGGAACGGCAGCAGTATCACAGTTTGCGATTGCCCTTCTTCTGGAGCTTTGCCATCATATCGGAGAACATTCGGATGCAGTAAAGGCAGGAGAGTGGAGCAGCAATCCGGACTGGTGTTTCTGGAAACATCCTCTTGTTGAGCTGGATGGAAAAACAATGGGAATCATTGGATTTGGCCGTATCGGACAGGACACGGGAAAGATCGCACAGGCGCTTGGCATGAAAGTTCTTGCTTATGACGCGTTTAAAAGACCGGAGCTTGAAAGCGACACATGTCATTATACGGACCTTGATACACTTTTGAAAGAATCCGATGTTATTTCTCTGCATTGTCCGTTATTCCCGGATACAGAGGGAATCATCAACAAAGATACGATCGCAAAAATGAAAGACGGCGTTATGATCATCAACGATTCCAGAGGTCCTCTCATTGTGGAACAGGATTTAAGGGACGCTCTTGACAGCGGCAAGGTTGCGGGAGCTGCTCTGGATGTGGTTTCTACAGAGCCGATCAAAATGGACAATCCGCTCCTTGGAGCAAAGAATGTCATCCTGACTCCTCACATTGCATGGGCTCCAAAGGAATCCAGGCAGAGACTGATGGATATTGCAGTGGCAAATTTGAAAGCATATGTGGACGGACAGCCGCAGAATGTCGTAAACGCATAA
- the accC gene encoding acetyl-CoA carboxylase biotin carboxylase subunit, whose translation MFRKVLIANRGEIAVRIIRACREMNIRTAAVYSEADADAMHVRLADEAVCIGPAAPAESYLNMKQIIGAALALKAEAIHPGFGFLSENAEFARMCQECGIAFIGPSPELIEKMGNKSEAKQTMKEAGIPVVPGTDFPVSGGEEALEEANKIGFPVMIKASAGGGGKGMRLAYTQQEFPALFHAAQQEAINAFGDGTMYLERYVQAPRHVEVQIIGDRYGNVVHLGERDCSIQRRHQKMIEESPCAFISPEIREKMCCTAVEAARAVGYENAGTIEFLLDQSGEFFFMEMNTRIQVEHPVSELVSGVDLIREQIRTAAGLPLSVKQEDIVFRGHAIECRINAEDPLHGFMPCPGTVKKIHLPGGNGIRMDTAIYPGYRIPPYYDSMIVKVITFDRDRTGAISKMSSVLSELMIEGVETNRDFLYDVLHHPDFLSGMFHTDFIERNYEL comes from the coding sequence ATGTTTCGGAAAGTATTGATCGCGAATCGCGGAGAGATCGCAGTGCGGATCATACGTGCCTGCAGAGAAATGAATATCCGAACAGCAGCAGTATACTCTGAAGCAGATGCCGATGCAATGCATGTCAGGCTGGCGGATGAAGCGGTGTGCATTGGACCGGCTGCTCCGGCGGAGAGCTACCTTAATATGAAGCAGATCATAGGAGCTGCCCTGGCTCTGAAAGCGGAGGCAATCCATCCCGGCTTTGGATTTCTGTCAGAGAATGCGGAATTTGCCAGGATGTGTCAGGAATGTGGAATAGCATTTATTGGCCCGTCCCCGGAGCTGATCGAGAAGATGGGAAATAAATCCGAGGCAAAGCAAACCATGAAAGAGGCCGGGATTCCGGTGGTGCCGGGAACGGATTTTCCTGTATCCGGCGGGGAAGAAGCACTGGAAGAAGCAAACAAGATTGGTTTTCCTGTTATGATAAAGGCCTCTGCCGGCGGGGGCGGCAAAGGGATGCGGCTTGCTTATACACAGCAGGAATTTCCGGCTCTTTTCCATGCAGCGCAGCAGGAAGCGATCAACGCGTTCGGGGACGGTACTATGTATCTGGAACGGTATGTACAGGCGCCGAGACATGTGGAAGTACAGATCATAGGCGACCGGTACGGCAATGTAGTACATCTGGGGGAAAGGGATTGTTCTATCCAGAGAAGGCATCAGAAGATGATCGAGGAGTCACCATGCGCCTTTATTTCTCCGGAAATTCGGGAAAAAATGTGCTGCACGGCAGTGGAAGCGGCCCGGGCAGTGGGATACGAAAATGCAGGAACCATAGAATTTTTGCTGGATCAGTCGGGGGAGTTCTTTTTTATGGAAATGAACACAAGGATCCAGGTAGAACATCCGGTCAGTGAACTGGTTTCCGGTGTTGACCTGATCCGGGAGCAGATCCGCACAGCAGCAGGGCTTCCGCTAAGTGTGAAGCAGGAAGATATTGTATTCCGGGGACATGCTATTGAGTGCAGGATCAATGCAGAGGATCCCCTTCACGGATTTATGCCCTGCCCGGGGACGGTAAAAAAGATACATCTGCCGGGAGGGAATGGGATTCGTATGGACACGGCTATCTATCCGGGTTACCGGATTCCTCCGTACTATGATTCCATGATCGTAAAAGTTATCACGTTCGACAGGGACCGTACAGGAGCCATTTCCAAGATGAGCAGCGTCCTTAGCGAACTGATGATAGAAGGGGTGGAGACAAACAGGGATTTTCTGTATGATGTGCTGCATCATCCGGATTTCCTAAGCGGTATGTTCCACACAGACTTTATTGAAAGAAATTATGAACTGTAA
- a CDS encoding LamB/YcsF family protein has translation MYHVDLNSDMGESFGAYKLGGDEEIIKYVTTANVACGWHAGDPMVMDKTVRMAKERGVMVGAHPGYPDLMGFGRRKMVLSFQEVKNYVKYQIGALSAFTKSYGMKLQHVAPHGAMGNQCQYDEEISTAIVEAITEVDKDLIVYYCAGAVLGQIAESKGLRTASEIFADRAYMDDLSLVPRKMEGSMITDENIAIERCVRMIKEGKVTSINGKELDIKGDTLCVHGDGPKALAFVQKIRERFEKEGIEIRHL, from the coding sequence ATGTATCATGTGGATCTGAACAGTGACATGGGCGAAAGTTTTGGAGCCTATAAGCTTGGGGGCGACGAGGAGATCATCAAATACGTGACGACCGCAAATGTTGCATGCGGATGGCATGCAGGCGATCCGATGGTGATGGACAAGACAGTACGCATGGCGAAAGAGAGAGGCGTTATGGTAGGCGCTCATCCTGGCTATCCGGATCTGATGGGATTTGGCCGGAGGAAAATGGTTCTTTCTTTCCAGGAAGTGAAGAACTATGTGAAATATCAGATTGGAGCCCTGTCTGCCTTTACAAAGAGCTATGGTATGAAACTTCAGCACGTGGCTCCTCATGGCGCAATGGGAAATCAGTGCCAGTATGATGAAGAGATTTCCACTGCTATTGTTGAAGCGATTACAGAAGTGGACAAAGATCTGATCGTATATTATTGTGCAGGAGCCGTTCTCGGGCAGATCGCAGAGAGCAAAGGACTTCGCACCGCTTCTGAAATTTTTGCGGACCGTGCTTATATGGATGACCTGTCATTGGTACCGAGAAAAATGGAAGGATCCATGATCACGGATGAAAATATCGCTATCGAAAGATGCGTGCGCATGATCAAAGAAGGAAAAGTAACATCCATCAACGGTAAAGAACTGGATATTAAAGGAGATACCCTCTGCGTGCATGGCGACGGACCAAAAGCGCTTGCGTTTGTACAGAAAATACGGGAAAGATTTGAGAAAGAGGGAATCGAGATCAGACATCTGTAG
- a CDS encoding 5-oxoprolinase subunit B family protein, whose product MEAKFLTGGDESLYVQLGDEISLEVNGRVKSLMQKLEADPVDGIAEMVPTYATLMIHYKPEKILYGQLVEEVKKRLDAGGEEKEEVSQIVKVLPICYDKEFAWDLEECASFEKVSVEEFIRMHSEHEYYAYMLGVAPGHAYMARFEEPFHFKRRTEPRVHINGRSIVAAENQSNLIPFDQPCGWNIVAGTPCNICDYSKEEPFLVNAGDWVKYQPVSRKEYDQIRSDVERGTYKLETYVKKVVK is encoded by the coding sequence ATGGAGGCAAAATTTCTGACGGGCGGCGATGAGTCTTTATATGTACAGCTTGGGGACGAAATCAGCCTGGAAGTCAACGGAAGAGTAAAAAGCCTCATGCAGAAACTGGAGGCGGATCCGGTGGACGGTATTGCGGAGATGGTTCCTACCTATGCCACACTGATGATCCATTATAAGCCGGAAAAGATTCTTTACGGACAGTTGGTGGAAGAAGTGAAAAAGAGGCTGGATGCAGGCGGGGAAGAAAAAGAAGAAGTTTCGCAGATCGTAAAGGTTCTTCCTATTTGTTATGATAAGGAGTTTGCGTGGGATTTGGAAGAGTGTGCATCATTTGAGAAGGTATCGGTAGAGGAATTTATCCGGATGCATTCAGAACATGAATATTATGCGTATATGCTGGGAGTTGCGCCGGGACATGCGTATATGGCGAGATTTGAGGAACCGTTCCATTTCAAGAGAAGAACGGAGCCGAGAGTACATATTAACGGGCGCTCCATTGTGGCGGCGGAGAACCAGTCAAACCTGATTCCATTCGATCAGCCATGCGGCTGGAATATCGTGGCAGGCACACCCTGCAATATCTGTGACTATTCCAAAGAGGAACCTTTCCTTGTCAATGCGGGAGACTGGGTGAAATATCAGCCTGTCAGCAGGAAGGAATATGACCAGATCCGTTCTGATGTAGAGCGGGGAACTTATAAACTGGAGACATATGTAAAAAAGGTGGTGAAATAG
- a CDS encoding biotin-dependent carboxyltransferase family protein yields MGIIVENPGIQTTVQDEGRFGYQQFGVSPAGPMDTQSFYIANILAGNRRGESALEITFMGPELKFEKDNIIAVTGANVSPSVNGEAIPMYQAVLVHAGDTLSFGVASGGSRAYIAFSGGLDVPVVMGSKATLMRNKLGGVEGRKLEKGDRIGFCCPRTTLPNMEMRRMEPEVFPQGDITLRVVTGPQDSAFTEEEVRKFFWYSAVITNESDRMGIRLEREEPLKHIKDGNILTDGVAFGSIQVPTNGQVIIMMADRQTTGGYTKIGTVISVDLPKLAQAQPGYKVHFVRVGIQLAQELYLRNKKKLQNLEKKLGQRS; encoded by the coding sequence ATGGGAATTATTGTAGAAAATCCGGGTATACAGACCACCGTACAGGACGAAGGGCGCTTCGGCTACCAGCAGTTCGGAGTATCGCCAGCCGGCCCCATGGATACCCAGTCCTTCTATATTGCCAATATTCTGGCCGGAAACAGGAGAGGTGAAAGTGCGCTGGAGATTACTTTTATGGGACCGGAGCTGAAGTTTGAGAAGGATAATATCATTGCGGTGACAGGAGCCAATGTATCTCCAAGTGTGAATGGAGAGGCGATTCCTATGTACCAGGCAGTTTTGGTACATGCCGGAGATACTCTTTCCTTTGGCGTTGCCAGCGGAGGGAGCCGGGCTTACATAGCATTTTCCGGAGGGCTTGATGTGCCCGTTGTTATGGGAAGCAAGGCGACATTGATGAGAAATAAACTTGGCGGAGTGGAAGGCCGCAAACTGGAGAAAGGTGACAGGATCGGCTTCTGCTGTCCCAGGACAACACTTCCTAATATGGAGATGCGCAGGATGGAGCCGGAGGTATTTCCGCAGGGCGATATTACCTTAAGGGTAGTGACCGGACCACAGGACAGTGCATTTACTGAAGAGGAAGTGCGGAAATTCTTTTGGTACAGTGCAGTGATCACCAATGAATCTGACCGGATGGGGATCAGGCTGGAAAGAGAAGAACCTCTGAAGCATATCAAAGATGGAAATATACTGACAGACGGCGTGGCGTTCGGCTCCATTCAGGTGCCTACCAATGGACAGGTCATTATCATGATGGCGGATCGGCAGACGACAGGTGGTTATACGAAGATCGGAACCGTTATTTCGGTGGATCTGCCTAAGCTGGCGCAGGCACAGCCGGGATATAAGGTTCATTTTGTGAGAGTGGGGATCCAGCTTGCACAGGAACTTTATTTAAGAAATAAGAAGAAGCTGCAGAATCTGGAAAAGAAGCTGGGCCAGAGAAGTTAG
- a CDS encoding dicarboxylate/amino acid:cation symporter has protein sequence MSKENKKQMSVVKKMMIALVGGLVVGLIFMFIRSSLLDSGNEATWNLINKIFFQDITAEDGTGALGLLYIIGQLFMRGLQAAIVPLVLVSLSLAMCSISSSTKLGRIAGRTVLGFICFYIVGAFCGGVVAYLMKSAGLFNVNLPAEAVTDAATIEAFNPLATIVTAVPSNITEVFSSNNSILAVVVVAIVIGLCLQALGEKGEPLKKVFESVSEVVNMYLTFLINKVGPVAIFCLVSRTFAIYGTEYLAPAAAYIVGAMITLFILVVTLYPIGIWLTTRLNPIKFLKKIAKVGVFGFSVNSSAATLPLNTRTNLDELGCSQEITSFVLPTGMTINMNGTTVMHMFAVTFIATSAGIDVTPANLVVVAFLSICAAMGCPAIPIAGTTLIVTILSGMGWTSDACMIAYALVVAINRPVEMALLPLNVIGDAATNVIVNAKEKELNKEVYNS, from the coding sequence ATGAGTAAAGAAAATAAGAAACAAATGTCTGTTGTAAAGAAAATGATGATTGCCCTTGTGGGAGGCCTTGTTGTCGGACTTATATTTATGTTTATCCGAAGCAGCCTGCTTGATTCGGGAAATGAGGCTACGTGGAACCTCATCAACAAAATTTTCTTCCAGGATATTACAGCGGAGGACGGCACGGGAGCGCTGGGACTTCTTTATATTATCGGCCAGCTCTTTATGAGGGGCCTTCAGGCAGCCATCGTACCTCTGGTACTTGTATCCTTAAGCCTTGCAATGTGCAGTATTTCCAGCTCCACCAAGCTTGGAAGGATTGCGGGACGCACGGTACTCGGATTTATATGCTTTTATATTGTAGGTGCATTCTGCGGCGGCGTTGTGGCATATCTGATGAAATCAGCGGGACTTTTCAATGTAAATCTTCCTGCAGAAGCGGTTACTGATGCGGCTACTATTGAGGCGTTTAACCCTCTGGCGACTATTGTGACGGCTGTTCCTTCCAATATCACGGAAGTATTCAGCAGCAATAACAGTATTCTGGCAGTTGTTGTAGTAGCTATTGTGATCGGTCTGTGTCTGCAGGCGCTCGGAGAAAAAGGAGAACCCCTTAAAAAAGTGTTTGAAAGTGTCAGTGAAGTTGTCAATATGTATCTGACATTCCTCATTAATAAGGTGGGTCCGGTTGCAATCTTCTGTCTGGTATCCCGTACATTTGCTATCTACGGTACAGAATATCTTGCTCCGGCCGCAGCCTATATTGTAGGAGCGATGATCACACTGTTTATTCTGGTAGTAACACTTTATCCGATCGGTATCTGGCTGACAACAAGACTGAATCCGATCAAATTCCTGAAGAAGATCGCGAAAGTAGGTGTATTCGGATTCTCTGTAAACTCTTCTGCAGCTACATTGCCTCTGAACACAAGAACAAATCTGGACGAGCTGGGATGCAGCCAGGAAATTACAAGCTTTGTACTTCCTACCGGTATGACGATCAACATGAACGGAACAACGGTTATGCACATGTTTGCAGTTACATTTATTGCAACATCTGCAGGAATCGATGTGACACCGGCAAATCTGGTTGTGGTCGCATTCCTTTCCATCTGTGCAGCAATGGGATGCCCGGCTATTCCGATCGCCGGAACTACTCTGATCGTAACGATCCTTTCCGGCATGGGCTGGACATCAGATGCATGTATGATCGCTTATGCGCTGGTCGTAGCAATTAACCGTCCGGTTGAAATGGCTCTGCTGCCTCTGAATGTTATCGGTGACGCTGCTACAAATGTTATTGTAAATGCAAAAGAAAAGGAATTGAACAAAGAGGTATACAACAGCTAA
- a CDS encoding acyltransferase family protein, translating to MKAGQTGSEKREGYIYGIDGLRAVAVLMVFAYHLRLPFAKGGLLGVTVFFVISGFLITRILITELENTHTINLKNFWLRRMRRLLPAVLTMLPVLIFVTAIFNRVLFTKACSDLLSVLLGYNNWWQIFNNVSYFENAGAPSPLTHCWSLAIEAQFYLVYPLLLIFLSKLRNKKKKMMIVTILLAFVSVILMAVLFDPAKDPSRAYYGTDTRVFSLLFGSFLAFVTQDGRLERKVAGLIRESVGVLSFAGLLCMMAAIDGYSSFLYRGGQALASLLALFVILAVLNKRSVLGRVLSILPLKWIGERSYGIYLWHYPIILLLSGGKKASWWIGLIAILLTFLAAGFSYRFIETPIRHGVIRKNLDIIRREPRTRRERKRQIRFLRRGLKITAFVLSVGVSSILCVALVPRKSVLSNKEELEAQADQAKAKQTDSEGEESKSRKEMTDEELLADLDLLLMGDSIALGASDEFYAAFPNSICDAAVSRYTTESFDLYDSYVNEKGWAGDGVIFALGSNGLLYDSLGTMREKLGPDMPFFVFTARAPYTTWETSNNEEIYEFTDSTDNTYLIDWYGVSEGHAEYFDADETHLTEEGAKAYIECIKEEVLKVYKEE from the coding sequence ATGAAAGCAGGACAAACCGGTTCGGAAAAACGGGAAGGATATATATATGGCATAGACGGACTGCGTGCAGTAGCGGTACTGATGGTTTTCGCCTATCATTTGCGATTGCCATTTGCGAAAGGCGGTTTGCTGGGGGTTACGGTATTTTTTGTTATATCCGGATTTCTGATTACAAGGATTTTGATCACAGAACTGGAGAATACCCATACGATAAATTTAAAAAATTTCTGGCTCAGGCGCATGAGAAGGCTGCTGCCGGCTGTTCTGACGATGCTGCCTGTATTGATCTTTGTTACTGCCATATTCAATAGGGTATTGTTCACAAAAGCCTGCTCTGACTTGCTTTCTGTACTTTTAGGATATAATAACTGGTGGCAGATCTTCAACAATGTTTCTTATTTTGAAAATGCGGGAGCTCCTTCCCCGCTGACGCATTGCTGGTCATTGGCTATTGAAGCGCAGTTTTACCTGGTGTATCCGCTGCTTCTCATATTTTTATCTAAATTGCGGAACAAAAAGAAAAAAATGATGATTGTGACCATTTTGCTGGCTTTTGTATCTGTGATTCTGATGGCAGTTTTATTTGACCCGGCCAAGGATCCAAGCAGAGCATATTATGGAACAGATACCAGAGTCTTTTCTCTTTTGTTTGGATCCTTCTTAGCTTTTGTCACACAGGATGGAAGGTTGGAAAGGAAAGTTGCAGGACTCATCAGGGAAAGCGTTGGCGTGCTGTCTTTCGCAGGGCTTTTGTGTATGATGGCAGCTATTGACGGATACAGCAGCTTTTTGTATAGAGGAGGACAGGCGCTTGCTTCCCTGTTAGCTCTCTTTGTTATCTTGGCAGTACTGAACAAAAGAAGCGTTTTAGGGAGAGTTTTAAGCATTTTGCCGCTGAAATGGATCGGAGAACGTTCTTATGGTATTTATTTGTGGCATTATCCTATTATACTTTTGCTTAGCGGAGGTAAAAAAGCAAGCTGGTGGATTGGCCTGATTGCGATTCTCCTGACTTTTCTTGCGGCTGGATTCTCTTACCGTTTTATAGAAACGCCAATTCGTCATGGAGTGATCAGGAAAAATCTTGATATTATCAGAAGAGAGCCAAGAACAAGGAGAGAGCGTAAAAGACAGATTCGTTTTTTGAGAAGAGGCTTGAAAATTACAGCATTTGTCCTGAGTGTTGGAGTCAGTTCCATACTATGTGTAGCTCTGGTGCCCCGCAAGAGTGTGCTGAGTAACAAAGAAGAGTTAGAGGCGCAGGCTGATCAGGCGAAAGCAAAGCAGACAGATAGTGAAGGAGAAGAAAGTAAGTCAAGAAAAGAGATGACAGACGAGGAACTTCTTGCGGATCTTGATTTGCTGCTTATGGGAGATTCCATAGCCCTGGGAGCATCCGATGAATTTTATGCAGCTTTTCCAAACAGCATTTGTGATGCAGCAGTCAGCAGATATACAACAGAAAGCTTTGATCTGTATGATTCTTATGTAAATGAAAAAGGATGGGCTGGGGACGGAGTGATTTTTGCGCTTGGAAGTAATGGACTTCTCTATGATTCACTAGGTACAATGCGCGAAAAGCTGGGACCGGACATGCCGTTTTTTGTATTCACTGCCAGAGCGCCTTATACGACCTGGGAGACATCAAATAATGAAGAGATTTATGAATTTACAGACTCCACAGACAATACTTATCTCATTGACTGGTATGGTGTAAGTGAAGGACATGCAGAGTACTTCGACGCGGATGAGACTCATCTGACAGAAGAGGGAGCAAAAGCGTATATAGAATGCATAAAGGAAGAGGTGCTGAAAGTTTATAAAGAAGAATGA
- a CDS encoding LysR family transcriptional regulator, translated as MNISEIETFLMIVKTRNISKTAENLFLSQPTVSHRLKSLEDELDVKLITRKKGYKQIELTAQGEEFIPIAERWVSIWREMQLLKHRQDRLYLTVGCTDTMNAVLMDLYHKILTEKNPAMNLHMETHYSYELYGLLENHEIDIGFVYHHLHFRNIIAEPVLREKMYIVQPENARIRKPSIHTDELDPSDEVFVSWDGNFRIWHDQRIGQGKLPKVWVDSFGLLDHMLEEDGVWAIVPASVVDRISQLKPIYISRIANEVQPPERTIYKIKHRYPNEATLKAVQIFEEKMERYLLDRNWGSFEKKQESD; from the coding sequence ATGAACATATCCGAGATAGAAACCTTTTTGATGATCGTAAAAACAAGAAATATCAGTAAGACTGCGGAAAATCTTTTTTTATCTCAGCCTACAGTAAGCCACAGGCTGAAATCTCTGGAGGATGAACTGGATGTAAAGCTCATTACAAGGAAAAAGGGATATAAACAGATTGAGCTTACTGCGCAGGGAGAAGAGTTTATCCCCATAGCGGAGCGATGGGTATCGATCTGGAGAGAGATGCAGCTTTTGAAACACAGACAGGACAGGCTCTATTTGACTGTAGGATGTACAGACACGATGAATGCAGTCCTTATGGATCTTTACCACAAAATATTGACAGAAAAGAATCCGGCTATGAATCTCCATATGGAAACGCATTATTCTTACGAGCTGTATGGGCTTCTGGAAAATCATGAGATTGATATCGGGTTTGTTTATCATCATCTGCATTTTCGCAATATTATAGCAGAACCGGTGCTAAGAGAGAAGATGTATATTGTGCAGCCGGAGAATGCCAGAATCAGAAAACCGTCTATCCATACAGACGAACTGGACCCTTCGGATGAGGTATTTGTAAGTTGGGATGGAAATTTTCGGATATGGCATGACCAGAGGATCGGTCAGGGGAAACTTCCTAAGGTATGGGTAGACAGTTTCGGACTTCTTGATCATATGCTGGAGGAAGACGGAGTGTGGGCGATTGTACCGGCGTCGGTAGTGGATCGGATCTCGCAGTTGAAACCTATTTATATCAGCCGGATCGCCAATGAGGTACAGCCGCCGGAGCGTACGATTTATAAGATCAAACACAGATATCCCAATGAGGCTACTCTGAAAGCGGTACAGATTTTTGAAGAAAAGATGGAGCGCTATCTTCTGGACAGGAATTGGGGATCTTTTGAGAAAAAACAGGAATCAGATTAA
- a CDS encoding aminotransferase class V-fold PLP-dependent enzyme produces the protein MNTEHGIWFPDEYQKHLKNQFCYADEDPLYGPRLFFENSGGSLRLRKAVEAKTAAEQFPDCPERNYARGLKLAHYVSEGTKEILEVIFGAKTGALVTELSASQTMFQVVDVILENVKWGTNAVTSCLEHPSAHDAVEYACARTGREFREVPANQTTGGIDVEEVLKHVDKDTCLVSIMAASNISGNIMDIKEIVRRVKEINPEIYVITDTVQHAPHAVIDVEDWGVDAANIAPYKFFGVRGCGFAYVSDRVATMMHHKLTHKDADVWALGTPTPGNFAAIMEVINYVCSIGEHFIHSTDKRTLFVEGMNRIHMQERAILYRMLEGTKEVPGLRHIPNVEVYVDMEDLTWKDLIIAMGIKGLDYPECVIEYMKRGVTVFERVRSSMYSKRIVETLGIPGAIRVSPLHCHGKEDVDKFLKITKEIAESV, from the coding sequence ATGAACACAGAACACGGAATCTGGTTTCCTGATGAGTATCAGAAACATTTAAAAAACCAATTTTGCTATGCGGACGAGGATCCCTTATATGGCCCCCGGCTTTTCTTCGAGAACTCCGGCGGCTCATTAAGGCTTCGCAAAGCAGTAGAAGCAAAAACAGCAGCAGAACAGTTCCCGGATTGTCCGGAAAGAAATTATGCAAGGGGGCTTAAGCTGGCTCATTATGTTTCCGAAGGAACAAAAGAAATTCTGGAAGTAATATTTGGTGCAAAAACCGGCGCACTGGTAACAGAACTTTCCGCTTCCCAGACAATGTTCCAGGTCGTAGACGTTATTCTTGAAAATGTAAAATGGGGAACAAACGCAGTGACATCCTGTTTGGAACATCCTTCCGCACACGACGCCGTGGAATATGCATGTGCAAGAACAGGACGAGAGTTCCGCGAAGTTCCTGCAAACCAGACAACCGGAGGAATTGATGTTGAGGAAGTGCTGAAACATGTTGACAAGGACACCTGTCTGGTAAGCATTATGGCTGCTTCCAACATTTCCGGAAACATCATGGATATTAAAGAGATTGTCCGTCGGGTAAAAGAGATCAATCCCGAAATTTATGTGATCACTGACACAGTTCAGCATGCTCCTCACGCTGTGATCGATGTGGAGGACTGGGGCGTAGACGCCGCCAATATCGCTCCTTATAAATTCTTCGGTGTAAGAGGATGCGGATTTGCCTATGTATCTGACCGTGTAGCTACTATGATGCACCACAAACTGACTCACAAAGACGCAGATGTATGGGCACTTGGAACGCCGACTCCCGGTAACTTTGCCGCTATTATGGAAGTTATCAATTATGTATGCTCTATCGGTGAACATTTTATTCACAGTACAGACAAGCGTACTCTTTTCGTTGAAGGTATGAACCGCATTCACATGCAGGAGCGGGCAATTTTGTACCGGATGCTGGAAGGAACCAAGGAAGTTCCGGGACTTCGCCATATCCCGAATGTGGAAGTGTATGTAGATATGGAAGATCTGACATGGAAGGACCTGATCATTGCCATGGGCATCAAGGGTCTTGATTATCCGGAATGTGTCATTGAATATATGAAACGCGGCGTCACAGTATTTGAGCGTGTACGCAGCAGCATGTATTCTAAGAGAATCGTAGAGACATTGGGAATCCCTGGAGCAATCCGTGTATCACCTCTCCACTGCCACGGCAAGGAAGATGTGGATAAGTTCCTCAAAATAACAAAAGAAATTGCAGAATCTGTTTAA
- a CDS encoding acetyl-CoA carboxylase biotin carboxyl carrier protein encodes MKYEKIIDLLREVEKSGVEEFELEKENFRIRIKKSSGSSREPEGEAQPDASVYGSGRKTEDAEVSIQEGTIIRSPLVGVFHSAGSQEGETSVTLGSRVEAGQVLGAIEAMKLMNDVVSGCAGTISEILVKDKELVEYGQPLFVIEE; translated from the coding sequence ATGAAGTATGAAAAGATCATTGATCTTCTGCGTGAAGTGGAAAAATCCGGGGTAGAGGAATTTGAGCTGGAAAAAGAAAACTTTCGTATCCGCATAAAAAAATCATCCGGAAGCAGCCGGGAACCGGAGGGGGAAGCACAGCCGGATGCCTCGGTTTATGGTTCCGGCAGAAAGACCGAAGATGCAGAAGTGTCTATCCAGGAGGGAACGATCATAAGATCTCCTCTTGTAGGGGTGTTCCATTCAGCAGGAAGCCAGGAAGGAGAGACATCCGTAACCCTGGGAAGCCGTGTGGAGGCAGGGCAGGTGCTTGGAGCAATAGAGGCTATGAAACTGATGAACGATGTAGTATCAGGATGTGCAGGGACGATCTCGGAAATATTAGTGAAGGATAAAGAACTTGTAGAGTACGGACAGCCTCTGTTCGTGATAGAAGAGTAG